The following proteins are encoded in a genomic region of Candidatus Hydrogenedens sp.:
- a CDS encoding FAD-dependent thymidylate synthase: RVVTHELVRHRAGTAISQESLRFVRLETLSMYIPTHIRENEKGMEIFVRTVEEMERLQKELSDLFELDKHPFELKKQITSGLRRIAPMGVATTIGWSCNLRTLRHVIEQRTDPSAEEEIRLLFSNVFSIVQKHFPNVFVDYETEMVNGIPWVKTKHKKV, encoded by the coding sequence CGTGTTGTTACGCATGAATTGGTCCGTCATAGGGCTGGGACGGCTATATCTCAGGAATCACTTCGCTTTGTTCGATTAGAAACGCTTTCCATGTATATTCCGACACATATTCGTGAGAATGAAAAAGGTATGGAAATTTTTGTTCGAACGGTTGAGGAGATGGAACGATTGCAGAAGGAACTCTCAGACCTTTTTGAATTGGATAAACATCCCTTTGAACTTAAAAAGCAAATTACCTCTGGGTTACGGCGTATTGCTCCTATGGGCGTTGCTACAACAATTGGTTGGTCTTGCAATTTAAGGACATTACGACATGTTATTGAACAGAGGACAGACCCTTCAGCAGAAGAGGAAATAAGGCTTCTGTTTAGTAATGTTTTTTCCATAGTCCAAAAACATTTTCCTAATGTTTTTGTGGATTATGAAACAGA